CTTCCGGTACTCCTCCAGCAGAAAACTGGCGAGCGCAGCCGGCTTCCCGGACAGGCGGCCCCCTTGTTGCTTCAGGCGCTGGATCAGGAGACTTTTCGGCGAGAGACGCGGTCTGTCAGGGGACACTCTCCCCTCCCATCGGGAGCCAAACGGGACAGCAAGCTTGTATTAAAAGTTGCACAAACAACCGGTTATGAAATTTTTCTGTCATTCTTGTCAGTCGGGTGGCGGTTGTCAAGGGCCTTTTTAAGGGAAGGCAGAAGCTTGACACCGGCCGCGCCCCGTCATAGCTTTCCCGTATGGTCGCCTCCACGCCGGTGCGCGCGTGAAGCCCGGAGGCCACCTTGCCACGGCCCTGGCCCTGGGCGGTGCGGGCTACGTGGTCACGGGCTCGGCAGAGCTGGCCGGCGGGTGCTTTGCCGGCGGTTTCCTGATCGACGCGGATCACTACCTCGACTACCTGGCCTTCGAAAGACAGTGGCGCCGCCCCGGACCGACCGAGTTCCTCCGATACTACTTCAGGCATCGCTACCAGCGCATCGTCCTCGCGCTCCATTCTCTCGAGCTGCTGGTGACGCTCGCGCTGCTCAGCGTGGCCTGGCCACGCCCCGCGCTCCTCGGCTACCTCTTCGGGGCGCTGCTCCACGTCACCCTGGACATCCTGGTGAACGGTGAGCATCTGCTGAAGCGCCCGGTGCTCTTCTACAGCTTCGCCTATCGCGCCAGCCTGGGCTTCGCGACCGCGCGCCTCCAGACTCCTCTCGTGATCCCTCCCGAGGCCGGGCAGGCGCCGATCCGCGAGTTCTTCACCTGGCGCCACCTGGTCCGACCCGTTCAGCCGGAGCATCAAGGCGGCCAGCGGCAGCCGGAACAGCCGCCCGCCCATCCCTGAGGCGGCCCTGTAGTACAATCCCGGGCAAGGGTGGAAGCCGAAGTATGGACCGAGCCATCCTCTACAACAAGGACAGTTGACCCACCTGCGCCAGCGCGAGGGAGTTTCTCTCGCAAAAGGGGATCGCCTACGAGAGCCACCTGGTCGAGCAGGCCCCGGTGGACCGGGCGGCCACCCTGGCGCTGGCCCGGGGCGCCCGACGGCTCGTCGTCAAGGCGGGTCAGCAGACCCTGAGGTTCGACACGCAGCAGAACTCCATTACCGACAACCAGATCCTGGAGTACCTGGTCCACGACGACGGCTTCCTCCGCGTGCCCGTCCTGGTGCTCGGGGACCTGCTGGTGCGCGGCTACACGGAGGAGATCTACCGCGAGGTGCTCGGATGACGCCTCCGAGTCCGAGCGCGGGCTTTGCCCGCGCAATTGACTCGGGCCTCGCGCGGCGGGTGGCCTGCCTCGCGGCATGGCCGAACCCGCCACGCTCGAACCATCATCATGGGGGAGGATTCGGAGGGGGCTGCCGAGGCCCCCTCCGATTCACACAAGGAGCCGGCCGATGATCCTCAAGGAGACCGAGCGGTCCGTCTACCTCGACGTGTCCAGGATCGAGTGGCAGCCCACCAAGTACCCCGGCGTCGAGACCAAGGTGCTCTATGCGGACGCCTCGGGCCGGCAGACGGCCCTCGTCCGCATGGCTCCCGGCGCCCGGCTCCCCAACCACCGTCATGTCGGCGTCGAGCAGAGCTTCGTCCTGGAGGGCACGCTCGTTGACGACGACGGCGCCTGCACCGCGGGGAATTTCGTCTGGCGCCGGCCGGGCTCGATCCACACCGCGTGGAGTCCCGACGGCTGCATCGTCCTCGGCATCTTCGAGCAGCCGAACGAGTTCCTCGCCTAGGGAACCCGGAGGGGGGCTACGCCCCCCTTCCGGACCTCCCCCCGAGGAACTTGCGCGGGCGAAGCCCGCGCTCGAAGGCATTACTCCGACAGGCTCCCAGGCCGCCCGGGGGGTGCACCCTCGCGCCCCGGTCTCGCGTCGGGGCGAGGACCGCGCACGAGCACCGGCGGCACTCCAGTTTCCGGTTGTCCACGACGCCGTGTTAAGTTAGTCTCTAGTGCGTTCGCCGCCAGCCGTTGCCCGGGGTGGGTACGCCGCAGTCCAGGAGGAAGCCGTGCGGCCTGACTCAAGCGGATTGACAGACGCGGTGCGACTCGCCGTCCTGGTCCTCGCGCTCGGCGGATGCGCCAGCCTTTCAGCCGCCCCCGACCCCACCGCGGAGCTCCGCGACCTCGCGTCCCCCGGCGCGATCGCGGCTGACGGTCAGGATGAGGACGCTGGCCAGCGGCCGGCCACGGCGGCCGACGCAAGCGGCGAGGAAACCCCCTGGATCCCGGCGGCCATCGCCGAAATGAGCCTGCTCGCCCAGACGACGGCGAAGAGCCCACCCGCCGACGTCGAGATCGAGGAGTACGACCCCTGGGAGTCGTTCAACGAGAAAATGTTCGAGTTCAACCGCTGGCTGGACCGCTGGGTCCTCAAGCCGGCTGCCAAGGGCTACAACTACGTCCTCCCCGAGCCCGTGCAACAGCTGATCTCCAACGGCTTCGACAACATCCGCACGGTCCCGCGCTTCGTGAACAGCCTGCTCCAGGGCAAGTTTGCCGGCGCGGGCCGCGAACTGTCGCGGTTCCTCATCAACAGCACCCTTGGCGTCGGCGGGCTCTTCGACGTCGCCAAAACGGAATTCGACATCGCGGCGAGCAACGAGGACGCCGGCCAGACCCTGGGAGTGTGGGGGATGGGGCCCGGGCCTTATCTCGTGCTGCCCTTCCTGCCCCCGCTGACCGTGCGCGACGGCCTCGGCTACGCCGTCGATGGGGCGATGGATCCTCTTGTCTACGTCCTACCCTTCGTCTGGGACCGCGCGGGGATGAGGATCGGCGACACCATCAACGATCGCGCGCTCAACCTCGACCTCTACCAGGGGTTCGAGGAGACCACGGTCGAGTTCTACAGCGCCCTCCGCAACGCCTACCTTCAGCGCCGCCAGAAGCTCATCAGGGAGTGAGCGCGACCACGCCAGCGAAAATGAGCCTAGGGAGGCTAGCGACATGAAAGGCATCGTCACAGCGCTCGCATTAGTCGCCGCTCTGCTTTCCGGCTGCGCCTCCGTGCCTGGCACCTCTCTGGAAATGACCGCACAGTTGGAATGCGAACGGTACGGCGCGGTCTGGCGGGCCGCTCTGGCGTTCTGTGAAGTTCAGGCGGGCGGCGACCACCGATAGCACTTTCCGTGCGCCCGCGAGCAATCACATAGACGACCCTCCAGCGATCAGCCGCTGAGCCACGGCGTCTCAGCCCCGGATAACTCGGTCGACGCGGGCGACCGGCCCTTACCGAGGATCTGTGGCCCGGCGCACACCACCGGGGATTATTCGGACTGAGCCCTCGGGGGAGAGAATCACGAGCGGCGGGACGGAAACCTCGCGGTCGGATATCCGGTGCTCCCAGTGGGCAGGGACGCGCACGACTCCGGATTCACCCGGGATCGACACGAACCGCTCAGGCACCCAGAGGCTTCCGGAGCGAGGCAGCTCACGCTCCGGCTGCGGCAGCACGACCCTAGGCCTCATTGCCGAGGCTCGCACCTGGTCCAGGAGCCGCGACATCGGCGTGGCGGTCCCTGCCGTGGCTGCGGCTCTGATCTGCTCGAGCGTGCCCGACAACGACAGAGCGCCGCCAGCCTGCAGCAGCAACAGCCCGCCCGCGAGCAAACCGCATCCTCGCGCGCCGATTCCGCTTCTCACTCCAACCCGACTCCGGGTAGTCATTGATTACCTTGATTCCCCCGCAGAGGGCCCCCTGGCGGTCTTCGGGCTCAAGTCGGCCATGTCGGCGAGTGGGTCCCGAGCGGCACTGAGGGACGCCCCCAGTAGCCCGGCGTCTCTGAGAGCTGGGCCGCCGGGGCGACGCATTGGAGCTGGCCGAAGGGAGACTCCGCCACCTGGAGAAGATCCTCGATGTCCCCGAGCGTGAGCTCGGGAGTGCCGTGGCCAGTCACCCGGCCCAGCCGATCGATCCACCGTCCCGTCTGAGCGAGCGAGACCCGCACGAGGTAGCTGCCGCCTTCCCGCGCCCGCCGCGCCAGCGCCACCATCGCGCCGAAGGCCGCGAGGTAGCCGGTCGCGTGGTCGAGCGCCTGCGCCGGGAGGTGCTTCGGCGCAGCGGTCCCGGTCGCCACGCCACCCTCGTGGGCGATGCCGCTCACGGACTGGACCAGGCTGTCGAACCCTCGCCGCTCCCGCCACGGTCCGGCGTGGCTGTAGGCGCTGACTGTGACGTAGACGATGCCGGGCCGCAGCCGCGCCACCTCCTCGGGTAAGAAGCCGTGAGCTGCCAGCGCGCCCGGACGGTACGACTGGGCGAAGACGTCGGCCCGGCGGACCAGGGCCCGCAGCCGGTCGGCCCCGCCCGCCCGGCGCAGGTCCAGGTAAGCGGACAGCTTCCCGCGCCCGTTGTCCATGACGTGCATGTCGATATGCGGCAGGTGCTCCGCGGTGATGAGGAGCACCTCCGCGCCGTGCTCGGCCAGCGTGCGCCCGCACACGGGCCCGGCGATGACCCGCGTCAGATCGAGGACTCGCACCCCGGACAGCGGCCGGCCGCCGTCCCCGCAGGGCTCGGGCGGAGCATCACCTAACTTGATGATTTCGAAAACTGGCAACTGGTCCACCGCCTGGGCCTGCGGGTGCTCTCGCCATTCCTCGGCAGCGCGCACCATCCCGGCGCACAGTCCGGCGGCCGCCAGCGCGTCCTCGAGCTCTCCCGCCTTCCACCCCGGAACCGCGGCCGCCACCGCCTCGCGCGTCCCATCGCACCCGAGGAGGCGGACCACACCGTCGCGGTGGTGGGGGAAGTTGCAGTGGAGCTGGATCCAACGCCCGTCGCCGACGCGGTAGAAGCCGGAGATGGGGCCCCACGCGTCCGGAGGCGTGCGCCCGTCAACCCGGAGATAGCGCTCGCTGCGGAACGCCACCGCCGCGGCGCGGGCGTCCACCGCGACCCGCTGCCGTCGGCCGGTGCGGAGGCGCCAGAGCTCCGCGGCCGCCAGCCCCGCCGCCGCGATGGTCGCCGTCGCGGCCGTCCCGATCTTGAAGTTGGTCGGCAGGACCGGATCGCCGCCCGTCAGCCGGGTGCATTCGAGCGCGGCGGGATCGCAGTCGGCCCAGCTCCACAGTTGCGCGAGCGCAGTTGCTGCTTCGCTCATGTGGCGCGAGCCTTCCCGTCTAGCAGGCCGTCCCGGTAAACCGCGCGGCCTGGCTGAGCCACACCGTCGAGTTCATGATCTTCCACTCCGAGCGCGCACCCACTTCGCGGGTACCCCGGCCGCGCAATCAACTCGGGCCTCGCGCGGCGCGACCCGCCTGCGGCCGGAGCCCGCTCCCTCGCGGCATCGAGCGCGGGCTTTGCCCGCGCAATGAACTCGGGCCTCGCGCGGCGGGTGGCCTGCCTCACGGCATCGAGCGCGGGCTTTGCCCGCGCAAGCTTGGAGGGAGGTATCGGAAGGGGGGCGAAGCCCCCCTCCGAATAATGGCCGAACCCGCCACGCTCGAACAGCAATGGGGGAGGTCCGGAAGGGGGGCGGAGCCCCCCTCCGGGTTCCCTAGCGGCGGGCGATGTAGGCTTCCCGGATGATGTTCGCCTCCATCGCGAGCTCGTCCAGGCGGTGCTTGACCACATCGCCGATGCTGACGATCCCGCGGAGCTTCCCGTCTTCGACCACGGGAATGTGGCGGACCCGATAGCGCGTCATCAGGGCCATGACCGTCGTGACGCTGTCCTCCGGCGTGCAGGTGATGACGGATCGGCTCATCACCTGGGAGACACGGAGCCCCGACAGCTTCGCTCCATGTTCGGCGAGGGCGTGGACGATATCACGCTCCGCGATCAGGCCCAGGATCGTGGTCCCGTCTTCGCTGACGACCAGGGCCCCTATGCCTTTCGACTTCAGTTCCCACGCAATGGTTGACAGAGTCGTGTCGGGCGGTGTCGTCGAGACGCTGGCGCCCTTGGCCTTCAGGATCGCTGCCACCTTCATGGTCCGCCCCTCCCTCTCCGGTCACCACCGCCGGCTCACGGCCCGAACCCGCGACCCAGGTTCAGTCACCCCGTCCGGGCTGATCCGATTCTAACTCCACGCGGAAGCGGATGCACCTCTCCTCGGCTTCCTAAACTCGTGAAGACCCTCACAAGGCGCAAAGATCCGGCTTGTTTCAACCATCCAGAACGCTTCGAATAGAGGAGAAAGGAAACTGGACCCCATCCTGATCTTGCTGGCACTGTTCGTGTTCCCGCTTCCGTGGGTGCTCTTGTTGCGAACATGGGTATTCCCCCATCCGGGGTTGGACGATTGGATCGACTCCATTTGCGCCTCGACCGCCTTTGGAATCGGGCTGCTTTACCTCGTGAGCACGGCTTCCTTGAACGCGTTCTTACCCGTTTGGGGCGGCAGCCGCGCCGCTGAGACCAGGGTAAGCTGGGGGTAAAACCACAGTCGATGCTTCAGCCGGGTGACCGGGTTCGCGTTGAGTGCTACGCTGGTAGCCGGGGAGGCGAGACCCCGCGGCGCTTCTGGGCTGACGACCGCTGGGAAGAGCTGATCGTCCTCGACGGCTGGGCCAGCGAGGACATCCGGGCGGCGACACGGACGCGCTGGTTCAGGGTTCGCCTCCACACGGGCGTGGAAGGCCTGCTCTGTCACGACGAGAGCCTGGACCTCTGGTTCTGGCGACGGGCGGGGGCCTTGCCGGCAAGGGAGTGAGGGACGTGAGAGAGACGCGGCGATCACTGAGCCGAGCGCTCTGGGTTCTGACGGTCGCCCTGACTTCCGGGTGCGTCGCACCCACGGCCGTACCGGGACCCGAGCCGACGCTCGCCTGGCGCCATACGGCTCGCCAGTGTTACGCGGATGTCAACGCCCGGCGGGCTGTCGTGTATCAAGCGCCCTATCACGAAGGTCGTGGGGCGCTCTTGGGCCGGGCTGCCTGCGACCAGTACGTGGAAGACATGGAAGCGGAGGAAGCGCGGCGGCAGGCCAGGGCCTCGGGACCCGCGCCGCAGGTTGACCGCGAAACCGACCTCGAGCAGCGCCTCGGGCGGCTGGAGGCCGAACTCGAGCAGGAAAAGGAGCGGGTGGCGGGGGCGCGCGCGCTGGCGGAGGAAGCAAGCCGGGCAGCCCAACAAGCCCTTGCTCGGGCCGCCGAGGTCCGGACCCAGCGCCACCTCGTGTCGACCGCCGTCGTCACCTTCGGGTTTGACAAGTGGGAGCTGGACGAACGGGCCCGGAGCAAACTGCTGGGGGTGGTGAAGCAGCTCAAGGAGAAGTCCAGCCTGGTCGTGGACCTCGAGGGACACACCGACGCCGTGGGCCCGGCGCCCTACAACCTCGAGCTAGGCCGGCGCCGGGCGGAGGCCGTCCGGCGCTTCCTGGTGGAGCACGGGCTCGACCTCCACCGCATCCATTCGATCGCGTTCGGAGAAGCTCACCCGGTGGCCGACAACAGCACCGCAGCCGGGCGCGCCGAAAACCGCCGAAGCGCCGTAAAAATCTTCGCGCTGGCCCCCTGAGCGCCCCGCCCAGCAGCCCCGCGGCTCTTCGGCCGGGCCGCCGAGCTCAGGAAACCCCTCACATCATCACCAATCCACCGTTGACGTCGAGGGTGGCTCCGGTGATGTAGCGCGCGGCATCGGAGGCGAGGAAGAGGACGGCCTCGGCAATCTCCTCCGGGGCGGAGACGCGGCGGAGGGGCACGCTCTCCGCGATCTTCCGCTTCTCCTCCTCAGTGCGCAGGGCGTGCCAGCGCTCGGTGCCGACCGTGCCGGGGGCCACGGCGTTGACGGTGATCCCGTCGGGCCCGAGCTCGCGCGCGAGGTGGCGGGTGAAGCCGAGGACGCCGGCCTTCGCCGCCGCGTAGTGGGAGGTGACGGTCACCGCTCCCGCCCGCCCCACGGTCGAGGACAGGTTCACGATGCGGCCGGAGCGCTGACGCTTCATCACCGGCACGACCGCCTTCGAGCACAGGAACACGCTGGTGAGGTTGAAGCGCAGGATCGCGTCCCACTCCTCGTCGGGGATGTCCTCGGTGCGCCGGATGACGGCGAAGCCGCCCGCGTTGTTGACGAGCACGTCAATCCGCCCCCAGCGGGCGACCACCGCGTCCACCGCCTGCCGGACGTCGGCGGCGACGGTGACGTCGGCCTTGCAGACGAGCACCTGGCGCCCGGCCAGCGCGCCCGCCACCCCCTCGGCGCCGGATGCGTCGATGTCGAGGAGCGCGAGCCGCGCCCCCTCGCGCGCGAAGGCGCGCGCAATGGCGGCACCGATCCCCTTGGCGGCTCCGGTCACGATGACCACCTGGTCCTGGAATCTCATCGGAGGATCCTCTCGCCCGTCGCGGCGTCGAAGAACCGGAGCCGGTCGAGGTTGAAGCCGAAGCGGCGGCGGTCGCCGGCGGCGACCTTCTCCTCGGCGTCGACCTTGGCCACGAGAGACACCGGGCCCCCGTAGTCGAGGAAGACCAGGGTCTCGTCGCCCATTGGCTCGGTGAGGCTCACGGTGGCCGGCCAGCTCGGGCCCGGCGTGGCGCCCTCGCCGTCCGCCAGGCGCACGTGCTCGGGCCTGACGCCGAGCGCCGCCCCCCGGCCGGCCGGGGCCGCGCGCCCCGCCAGCGGCACGCTCAGGGCCGGCGCCTCGAAGCGGAGGCGCCCCCCGTCCTCGCGGAGCTCGCCGTCCACGAAGTTCATGGCGGGGACGCCGAAGAACCCCGCCACGAAGCGGTTGGCCGGCTCGTTGTAGATGGCGAGCGGCGGCCCCACCTGCTGGACGAGCCCCTGGTGCATGACGACGATGCGGGCGGCCATCGTCATCGCCTCGGCCTGGTCGTGGGTGACGTGGATGAAGGTGGCCTTGAGGGCTTCGTGCAGGCGCTTCAGCTCGGTGCGCATCTCCACCCGGAGCTTGGCGTCGAGGCTGGAGAGAGGCTCGTCCATGAGGAAGACGGCCGGCCGCACGATGATGGTGCGGGCCAGCGCCACCCGCTGGGCCTCGCCGCCCGAGAGCGTGGCCGGGCGCTGGCCGAGGAGGTGCGCGACGTGGAGGGTCTGGGCCACGGCCTCCACCCGCGCGCGGATGTCCGCGGCCGGCACGTTCTTGATCCGGAGGGGGAAGGCGATGTTGTCGAAGACGGCCATGTGCGGGAAGAGCGCGAGGCTCTGGAAGACCATGCCGAGGTTGCGATCGCGGGGCTCCCAGTCGGTGACGCGGTCGGGGCCGATCCAGACGTCGCCCGTGGTCGGCGTCTCCAGCCCGGCGATCAGGTTGAGCGTGGTCGTCTTGCCGCACCCGGAGGGACCGACGAAGACCACGAACTCGCCGTCGGCGACGTCCAGGTTCACTCCGCGCACCGCCTGGGTCCGGCCGAAGGTCTTGCTGAGGTTCTCGAGCCGCACGCCGGCCACGGCATCCCCCTTAGGAGGCCGTCCCGGTCAGCCGCGCGGCTTGCCCGAGCCACACTGCCCAGCTCACGATGGACCACTCCGAGCGCGGGCTTGGCCCGCGCAATTGACTCGGGCCTCGCGCGGCGGGTGGCCTGCCTCGCGGCATGGCCGAACCCGCCACGCTCGAACCACCATCTGGGGGAGGCCTCGGAGGGGGCCGTCGAGGCCCCCTCCGATTATGCTACGAGCCTGTCGGAGTAACAGGGTTGAATGCTCTCGCGCTCCTGACAGTTCGCCGGCCCTTGCTGGTTCCACTCCGAGCGCGGGCTTTGCCCGCGCAGGTTCCTCGGGGGGAGGTCCGGAAGGGGGGCGTAGCCCCCCTCCGGGTTCCCTAGCGCCGGATCATCCCGAAGCTGAAGCCCTTCACCAGGTGCTTCTGGATGACGAACCCCAGGATCACGACCGGGATCGTCACGACGGTGCCGATGGCGGCCTGGGGCCCGTAGAGGCGCCCCTCGACCGCCGACTGGAACTTGTTGAGGAGGACGGGCAGCGTGAGGACCTTGGGCTGGGACAGGGTGAGGGCGAGGAGGAACTCGCTCCAGTTCAGGATGAAGACGAACATGAGCGTCACCACCATGCCGGAGGCGACCAGCGGGAAGACGACCTTGCGGACGATTGTGAACCGCCCGGCGCCCATCACCCGGGCGGCGTGCTCGAGCTCGCGCGGCACCTCGTCGATGAAGGCCAGCATCATCCAGATGACGTAGGGGAGGGTGGTGGTGAGGTAGAGCAGGATGATGCCGTAGTAGGTGTCGAAGAACTCCAGCCGGACGTTGAGGAGGTTCGCGAAGAAGACGGGAATGCTCGTGTAGTAGATCAGCATCGGCACCGCCACCACGATCGGCGGGAGCATGCGCACGGTGAGGATCGTGTAGGCGTAGTTCCTGCCCCCGACCCGGAAGCGCGAGATCGCGTAGGCGAGCGCCGACCCCAGCAGCAGCGAGGCCACCGACGCGATGGTGACGATGAGGGCGCTGTCGGCGATGCCCTTCCAGATGTTGTAGGCCTGCTCCGCGTACTCGCGCCGCAGCTCGCCGGTCGTCCCAAAGTGGAAGATCTGGCGGTAGTTGAACAGGGTCGGCTGGAAGTCGACCCAGGGCCACCAGCGCGTGGGCCAGCTCACCCAGTCCCCGGAGTCCTTGAAGGACGTCAGCACCATCCAGAAGACGGGGAAGAGCACCACGAGCGTCCAGGCCAGAAGGGCGGCGTGCCGGAGCGCGGCCGCCAGGCGCCTGCGGCGACGGCGGCTCATCGGGCCGGCACCCGCTCGGCCTCCAGGGCCGCCCGCTCCCGCTGGAGGAGGCGGATGGAGGCGAAGATCACGACGCTGAAGAGGACCAGGAGGAGCACGGACGCGGCCGCCGCGTAGGAGACCTTGTTGAAGACCCAGGCGTTCCGCCAGAGGAAGATCGAGAGCGTCTCGGTGGCGTTGCCCGGCCCGCCCTGGGTCAGGAGCATCGGGATGTCGAAGATCTTGAGCGCCTCCATGGAGCGGACGACCAGCGCGATCATGATGACGGGTTTGAGCAGCGGGAGCTGTACGTACCGGAACACCTGCCACCGGCTCGCCCCCATCACCTGGGCGGCCCGGATCGGCTCCGGCGGCAGCGCCGAGAGGCCGGAGACGAAGATCAGGAAGGTGAGCGGCGTCCACTGCCAGATGTCGGCCAGGACCACCGCCACCTGGGCCGCCCGGTACTCGGACATCCAGCGGATGCGGACCTCTTGGCCCGTGAGCCGGCTGAGCGCGTGGTTGAGCGGGCCCGTGTCGATCAGGAGCATCGAGAAGTCGTACCCGACGACAACGGGGATGATCATCATGGGGATGAGGAAGACGGTGAGGTAGAAGCGGCGGCCGCGGAAGCTCTTGTAGGTGAGGAGGGCGAGGCCGAAGCCGAGAAGCAGCTCGGCGGTGACGGCGCTAGCGGCGAAGGTGAAGGTGCGGACGATCGAGAAGAGGAACACCTCGTCGGTGAGCGCGTCCACGAAGTTGGACAGACCCCCGAAGGGCGCGGCCGTCCAGAAGCCCAGGGTGAGCCGCCAGCGGAGCAGGCTGATGTAGATCGTCAGCGCGAAGGGTACGGCGAGGAGCGCGAGGAGCAGAAGCTGGACGGGAATGAGGGGGATCCAGCGGAAGACCCTCTCCTGCTCCAGCCACGCCCCGACGGTGAGCCGTCGGGAGCGAGTCGAGGCCGCCGCCACGCCAGGTGGCGCGGCGGCGGTGTCCGGGAGTCTTGTCATCCAGGGGGCGATCAGTAGCCTTCGGCGTCGAAGTACGACCCGCTCTCCACCACCGTCTTCCAGGCCTCCGCCTGCTTCTTCCGCCCGATGTCGTCGGTGATCTTCTCCCAGGCGCGGGCCGTCCGCTTCATCGCCTCCTCGGCGGTGATCCGGGCGAAGAAGGCCTCCTGGAGGCTCACGTCGAGCGCGTCGAAGTACTCGCGGTTACCCTGGAGCGGGATCATGGGGACCGCGATCTTGGCGTTCTCCATCGTGACCTTCATGAACTGCTCGCCGAACTTGGCGATGATGGCGGGGTTCTTGGCCTGGGCGGGCCGGTAGGGGTCCCAGAACCCGGCCGGATCGGCGACGGCCCGATCCCCCACCTCGGGGCTTGAGAACCACTGGAGGAACCAGTAGGCCGCCTCCGGGTGCTTGCTGTAGCGGCTCACCATGTACTGGGTGCCGGCGGGCTGCACGGAGCGGCGGACCAGCTTGCCCTTGACGATGCTGCCGGGGACGACGCAGCTCAGGACCTTGCCGGTCACGACGGTGCCGGGCGCCTTCTCGGCATATCCGACGATGGAGGGGAAGGTCGAGATCGAGAACGAGTTCCCCTGGGCGAAGAAGGGGTAGTTCTGGGGCGTGCCCCAGCCGAAGATGTCTTTCGGCATGTACTGGGTGAGACCGATCATCTCCTTGGTGGCCTCGACGCCTTCCGGGCCGTCGATGAGCGGCTTCATGTTCCGGTTGAAGAGCAGCTTGCCCTTGGAGGCGTAGTGCCCCTGCCACCAGCGGTAGGCGAAGTCGCGGGCCCGATACTCCTGGGCGCCGTAGAGGTCCTTCTCCAGTGTGATCCCGTAGAAGTTCTGGCCCTTCTTGCCGTTGTAGAAGGAGGCCAGCTCCTCCCACTGCTTCCAGGTGTCGGGGCAGCCGGGCTCCCGGCCGAACTTGGCCTTGAAGGCGGCGCGGGCCTGGGGCAGCTCGAGGAGGTCCTTGCGGAGGGCGAGCACGGTCTGATCGCCGTCGTTGAACGTGGCGTAGAGCTTGCCCCGGTAGTACTGCTCGTTGCGGAGCGTTTTGGGGATGTCATCGAAGGAGGGCTTGCCCCGCGCGGCGTAGTCGTCGAGCGGGGCGATGACGCCCGCCTCGGCGGCGTCGGGGACCATGTACATCTGGTGGTTATAGATGTCGTACTGGCCGGTCTTGGCCACGGCGTCGGCCATGATCTTGGAGGGGATGTCCGTGTAGCCGTACTCGATGGTCTTGATCTTGATGCCGGTCAGCTTCTCCCACTCCTCGAGGTACTTGGGCTGGGC
The DNA window shown above is from Candidatus Rokuibacteriota bacterium and carries:
- a CDS encoding extracellular solute-binding protein, with product MWKGAIVGAVALLLATGTTAWGQTVPGATPSERAVNGAKAYLKKIGVDRLEQTMMLVSLFAKAQPKYLEEWEKLTGIKIKTIEYGYTDIPSKIMADAVAKTGQYDIYNHQMYMVPDAAEAGVIAPLDDYAARGKPSFDDIPKTLRNEQYYRGKLYATFNDGDQTVLALRKDLLELPQARAAFKAKFGREPGCPDTWKQWEELASFYNGKKGQNFYGITLEKDLYGAQEYRARDFAYRWWQGHYASKGKLLFNRNMKPLIDGPEGVEATKEMIGLTQYMPKDIFGWGTPQNYPFFAQGNSFSISTFPSIVGYAEKAPGTVVTGKVLSCVVPGSIVKGKLVRRSVQPAGTQYMVSRYSKHPEAAYWFLQWFSSPEVGDRAVADPAGFWDPYRPAQAKNPAIIAKFGEQFMKVTMENAKIAVPMIPLQGNREYFDALDVSLQEAFFARITAEEAMKRTARAWEKITDDIGRKKQAEAWKTVVESGSYFDAEGY